A window of Patagioenas fasciata isolate bPatFas1 chromosome 5, bPatFas1.hap1, whole genome shotgun sequence contains these coding sequences:
- the NAP1L4 gene encoding nucleosome assembly protein 1-like 4 isoform X1: MADNSKTEDTASDSVEAAKNASDKKEKLADQVMQNPQVLAALQERLDNTALTPSSYIETLPKAVKRRIDALKQLQVKCAHIEAKFYEEVHDLERKYAALYQPLFDKRRAFITGEAEPTDAESEWHSENEEEDKLAGDLKNVVVVEEKAEAEETNVKGIPDFWFTIFRNVDMLSELVQEYDEPILKHLQDIKVKFSEPGQPMSFSLEFHFGPNDYFSNSVLTKTYKMKSEPDKTDPFSFEGPEIVDCEGCTIDWKKGKNVTVKTIKKKQKHKGRGTVRTITKQVPNDSFFNFFSPIKVSGDGELLDEDSEFTLAADFEIGHFFRERIVPRAVLYFTGEAIEDDDNFEEGEEGEEEELEGEEEGEEEDDAESDLKKDSSQPAECKQQ; this comes from the exons ATGGCAGATAACAG tAAAACAGAAGATACTGCTTCAGATTCTGTGGAGGCCGCTAAAAATGCAAGTGACAAAAAAG AAAAGCTAGCAGACCAAGTGATGCAAAATCCACAGGTCCTGGCAGCTCTACAGGAACGTCTTGACAACACAGCACTTACTCCTTCAAGTTACATTGAAAC TTTACCAAAAGCAGTGAAAAGAAGAATTGATGCCTTGAAACAGCTCCAGGTGAAATGTGCCCATATAGAAGCTAAATTCTATGAAGAAGTACACGATTTAGAGAGAAAATATGCAGCGCTCTATCAGCCCCTTTTTGATAAG agAAGAGCGTTTATTACTGGCGAAGCTGAACCCACAGATGCAGAGTCAGAGTGGCACAGTGAAAATGAGGAAGAAGATAAACTAGCT GGAGACCTGAAAAATGTAGTGGTAGTAGAAGAAAAAGCGGAAGCAGAAGAGACAAATGTCAAAGGAATTCCAGACTTTTGGTTTACTATCTTTAGGAATGTAGATATGCTAAGTGAATTAGTACAA gaATATGATGAACCGATCTTGAAACATCTGCAGGATATCAAAGTTAAGTTTTCTGAACCCGGGCAGCCTATG TCTTTCTCATTAGAGTTCCACTTCGGGCCCAATGACTACTTCTCTAATTCAGTCCTGACGAAAACATACAAGATGAAGTCGGAGCCAGACAAGACAGATCCCTTTTCATTTGAAGGACCTGAAATAGTTGATTGTGAGGG GTGTACTATTgactggaagaaaggaaaaaatgttacAGTTAAAACaatcaagaaaaaacagaaacacaagGGTCGAGGTACAGTTCGGACAATTACTAAACAAGTACCTAATGattctttttttaacttcttcaGTCCAATAAAAG tatCTGGTGATGGAGAGTTGTTG GATGAAGATTCAGAATTTACTTTAGCAGCAGATTTTGAAATCGGACACTTCTTCCGCGAAAGAATAGTCCCTCGTGCTGTGCTTTATTTCACTGGGGAAGCTATAGAGGATGATGATAAC tttgaagaaggtgaagaaggcGAAGAGGAG GAGttggagggggaagaggagggagaagaaGAAGATGATGCAGAGAGTGATCTGAAG AAAGATTCCAGCCAACCTGCTGAATGCAAACAACAGTAA
- the NAP1L4 gene encoding nucleosome assembly protein 1-like 4 isoform X2 yields MADNSKTEDTASDSVEAAKNASDKKEKLADQVMQNPQVLAALQERLDNTALTPSSYIETLPKAVKRRIDALKQLQVKCAHIEAKFYEEVHDLERKYAALYQPLFDKRRAFITGEAEPTDAESEWHSENEEEDKLAGDLKNVVVVEEKAEAEETNVKGIPDFWFTIFRNVDMLSELVQEYDEPILKHLQDIKVKFSEPGQPMSFSLEFHFGPNDYFSNSVLTKTYKMKSEPDKTDPFSFEGPEIVDCEGCTIDWKKGKNVTVKTIKKKQKHKGRGTVRTITKQVPNDSFFNFFSPIKVSGDGELLDEDSEFTLAADFEIGHFFRERIVPRAVLYFTGEAIEDDDNFEEGEEGEEEELEGEEEGEEEDDAESDLKV; encoded by the exons ATGGCAGATAACAG tAAAACAGAAGATACTGCTTCAGATTCTGTGGAGGCCGCTAAAAATGCAAGTGACAAAAAAG AAAAGCTAGCAGACCAAGTGATGCAAAATCCACAGGTCCTGGCAGCTCTACAGGAACGTCTTGACAACACAGCACTTACTCCTTCAAGTTACATTGAAAC TTTACCAAAAGCAGTGAAAAGAAGAATTGATGCCTTGAAACAGCTCCAGGTGAAATGTGCCCATATAGAAGCTAAATTCTATGAAGAAGTACACGATTTAGAGAGAAAATATGCAGCGCTCTATCAGCCCCTTTTTGATAAG agAAGAGCGTTTATTACTGGCGAAGCTGAACCCACAGATGCAGAGTCAGAGTGGCACAGTGAAAATGAGGAAGAAGATAAACTAGCT GGAGACCTGAAAAATGTAGTGGTAGTAGAAGAAAAAGCGGAAGCAGAAGAGACAAATGTCAAAGGAATTCCAGACTTTTGGTTTACTATCTTTAGGAATGTAGATATGCTAAGTGAATTAGTACAA gaATATGATGAACCGATCTTGAAACATCTGCAGGATATCAAAGTTAAGTTTTCTGAACCCGGGCAGCCTATG TCTTTCTCATTAGAGTTCCACTTCGGGCCCAATGACTACTTCTCTAATTCAGTCCTGACGAAAACATACAAGATGAAGTCGGAGCCAGACAAGACAGATCCCTTTTCATTTGAAGGACCTGAAATAGTTGATTGTGAGGG GTGTACTATTgactggaagaaaggaaaaaatgttacAGTTAAAACaatcaagaaaaaacagaaacacaagGGTCGAGGTACAGTTCGGACAATTACTAAACAAGTACCTAATGattctttttttaacttcttcaGTCCAATAAAAG tatCTGGTGATGGAGAGTTGTTG GATGAAGATTCAGAATTTACTTTAGCAGCAGATTTTGAAATCGGACACTTCTTCCGCGAAAGAATAGTCCCTCGTGCTGTGCTTTATTTCACTGGGGAAGCTATAGAGGATGATGATAAC tttgaagaaggtgaagaaggcGAAGAGGAG GAGttggagggggaagaggagggagaagaaGAAGATGATGCAGAGAGTGATCTGAAG GTGTAA